The following nucleotide sequence is from Terriglobia bacterium.
ACAGCTGTTTCATATTCGCCGCGGACAAAGTCGGGCCATACGCGATCGGCGATAACAGGATGAAGCGACTCCCTCGGAAGAATGCTCGACTTTCGAAATGCCGCGAGATCCTGACGGCCTTTGAGCTTTCTTCCACGCCGTGAAATAAGATACGCATCATCCTTTGTTGCGATCAGAAGACCTTCTCGAACAAGCCATGCCCACGCCTCGAGGAAAGCACTGTCAACCGCTTCTTGTTTGTAGTGTTCCCGAATCCTTGACATGAAATTACTCAGCCGCAGATCCTGAGAACTGCCGGTTGAAAGACTTTCCAGAAGATAGCCACCCAATGCTTCCGGCTCCAGGTCGATGACGGAATCCACCGTTGGAAGGGTTTTTGTGACCTCCGCTCCCATAGCCGGCTCCATCTGTTTTTCCGGCGGCGGCGTGATTTTTTCAGGCTGTGCGATGACCGGCGGCGGCACTTTCGCACGGACCCAGCGGTCACCCTGTTCGTCGACTATCGAGCCATCTTCGATCCTTGCTTTCGACGTGGGTCTGCGAGCAACGAAGAGCGTAATTGCGCCACCGCTGATTTCGTACGTCCCCAGGACCTGGGAATCTTCAAACAGGACATAAGTCCCGCTGGGTCCCAACTCCAGGTAATACGAACTGTTTTTCTCGTGAACGTACTTTCCGGCAACTTGAGCGTATTGATCGTCGTTATGATGCGAAAAACCGGTCGGCTGTCTGGGCACTATAGACACGGACTTTTACCTCGTGGGTGATTATAAAGCGAACTCGCTGGCGTCATCAAAAAAGCCCTGCCCGAGGGAAGGCTGCTCCGTGCGGCATTCGACTGCGATGCCATCTGAGAATTTGCCGTGAATCTCAACTCAGGTCGAGGAGTAAGATTTCAAGCAATTGCTCTTCATGGATGGCATGGCCAGCTTCTATCATGGCCCGACTCAGATCCGGATCCCATGACGCCTCAATGGGAGCTCCTGCGAGGGATAGGCTACCCGACTCACGACAGTAGTCATTCACCGAGAATCGCCATGGTGTGAATCCATGCCTTCGATAAAGCACGTTAGCGATCTGTATCCCTGGCCAATCGAAATCTCCATGATAAGCGA
It contains:
- a CDS encoding TIGR02391 family protein, with amino-acid sequence MSIVPRQPTGFSHHNDDQYAQVAGKYVHEKNSSYYLELGPSGTYVLFEDSQVLGTYEISGGAITLFVARRPTSKARIEDGSIVDEQGDRWVRAKVPPPVIAQPEKITPPPEKQMEPAMGAEVTKTLPTVDSVIDLEPEALGGYLLESLSTGSSQDLRLSNFMSRIREHYKQEAVDSAFLEAWAWLVREGLLIATKDDAYLISRRGRKLKGRQDLAAFRKSSILPRESLHPVIADRVWPDFVRGEYETAVFQAFKEVETAVRTAGEFQATDLGTDLIEKAFDRNSGPLTDMALPEAERQAMRALFAGAVGVFKNPSSHRHVTLSDPKEAAEMISLASLLMRIVDSRTEAARIRENR